A stretch of Pseudomonas sp. CCC3.1 DNA encodes these proteins:
- the pgi gene encoding glucose-6-phosphate isomerase — MAYYRTPHDVTALPAWQALKLHRADMQHFSMRDAFNNNPKRFEDFTLSSCGLFLDYSKNLITDKTRSLLVNLANEANLKGAIKSLFEGEIVNASEGRPALHTALRRPVADKLSVNGVNIMPQVHKVLNQMTELVGRIHDGLWRGYTEKPITDVVNIGIGGSFLGPELVSEALLSYAQKGVRCHYLANIDGSEFHELTAKLRAETTLFIVSSKSFNTLETLKNAQASRAWYLAQGGSEAELHRHFIAVSSNNAAAVAFGIREENIFPMWDWVGGRYSLWSAIGLPIALAIGMSNFKELLSGAYSMDQHFQNAPFEQNMPVLMASLGVWYGNFWGAQSHAILPYDHYLRNITKHLQQLDMESNGKSVRQDGTPVSTDTGPVIWGGVGCNGQHAYHQLLHQGTQLIPADFIVPIVSFNPVSDHHQWLYANCLSQSQALMLGKTREEAEAELRDKGMSEEEVQKLAPHKVIPGNRPSNTLVVERISPRRLGALVSLYEHKVFVQSVIWGTNAFDQWGVELGKELGKGVYNRLTGSLEEPADDASTQGLINYFRGRHRG, encoded by the coding sequence ATGGCGTACTACCGCACTCCTCATGACGTTACCGCTCTGCCCGCTTGGCAAGCGTTGAAACTCCACCGCGCCGACATGCAGCATTTCAGCATGCGCGATGCATTCAACAACAACCCCAAACGCTTTGAAGACTTCACTCTGAGCAGTTGTGGCTTGTTTTTGGATTACTCGAAAAACCTGATCACCGATAAAACCCGCAGCTTGCTGGTAAACCTGGCGAACGAGGCCAACCTCAAGGGTGCAATCAAGTCGCTGTTTGAAGGCGAAATCGTCAACGCCTCCGAAGGCCGCCCTGCCCTGCATACCGCATTGCGCCGCCCAGTGGCCGACAAGCTGTCGGTGAACGGCGTAAATATCATGCCGCAGGTGCATAAAGTCCTGAACCAAATGACCGAACTGGTCGGCCGGATTCACGACGGCCTGTGGCGTGGCTACACCGAAAAGCCGATTACTGATGTGGTCAACATCGGTATTGGCGGCTCGTTCCTCGGCCCGGAGCTGGTGTCCGAAGCACTGCTGTCCTACGCCCAAAAAGGCGTGCGCTGCCACTACCTGGCGAACATCGACGGCAGTGAGTTCCACGAACTGACTGCAAAACTGCGCGCTGAAACCACGCTGTTTATCGTGTCGTCGAAATCCTTCAACACCCTAGAAACCCTGAAAAACGCTCAGGCTTCGCGTGCCTGGTACTTGGCTCAAGGTGGCTCTGAAGCCGAGTTGCATCGCCACTTCATCGCGGTGTCGAGCAACAACGCGGCCGCTGTAGCGTTCGGGATTCGCGAAGAAAACATCTTCCCGATGTGGGACTGGGTGGGCGGTCGTTATTCGCTGTGGTCGGCCATCGGTTTGCCGATTGCACTGGCCATCGGTATGTCCAACTTCAAAGAGCTGCTGTCCGGTGCCTACAGCATGGATCAGCACTTCCAGAACGCGCCGTTTGAACAGAACATGCCGGTCTTGATGGCCTCGCTCGGCGTTTGGTACGGCAACTTCTGGGGCGCGCAAAGTCACGCGATCCTGCCGTATGACCACTACCTGCGTAACATCACCAAGCACTTGCAGCAGTTGGACATGGAATCCAACGGCAAGAGCGTGCGTCAGGACGGCACGCCAGTGTCCACCGACACAGGCCCGGTCATCTGGGGCGGCGTAGGTTGCAACGGTCAGCACGCGTATCACCAGTTGCTGCATCAAGGCACCCAACTGATTCCGGCCGACTTCATCGTGCCGATCGTCAGCTTCAACCCGGTGTCCGATCACCATCAGTGGTTGTACGCCAACTGCCTGTCGCAAAGCCAGGCGCTGATGCTGGGTAAAACCCGCGAAGAAGCCGAAGCTGAATTGCGCGACAAAGGCATGAGCGAAGAAGAGGTGCAAAAACTGGCGCCGCACAAGGTGATTCCGGGCAATCGTCCGAGCAATACCCTGGTGGTTGAACGCATCAGCCCGCGCCGCCTGGGCGCACTGGTTTCGCTGTACGAGCATAAAGTCTTCGTGCAAAGCGTGATCTGGGGCACCAACGCCTTCGACCAATGGGGCGTGGAACTGGGCAAAGAGCTGGGCAAAGGCGTTTACAATCGCCTGACTGGCAGCCTCGAAGAGCCTGCCGACGACGCATCGACCCAAGGTCTGATCAACTACTTCCGCGGTCGTCATCGCGGTTGA
- a CDS encoding class I SAM-dependent rRNA methyltransferase: MSSLNQALRAALDNRQDLLAELHAQGTDCYRLFHGSQEGAGGLTIDRYGPQLLVQSFHQRLERDDLLQLHDAINRHLGLELLLVYNDRSQGNSRIDREDTVYKADEAALADMVGHEWGLKYRVRGRHAGQDPLLFLDLRNARGWVKQHSAGKSVLNLFAYTCGVGLSAAAGGASEVCNLDFAEGNLAVGRENGLLNPELKKMKFVQSDYFAAIRQLAGLPIIQRRHKLPAYPRLEQREYDLVLLDPPAWAKSAFGTVDLLRDYQSLLKPAVLATAADGVLICCNNLAKVSMDDWREQVLRCAEKAGRPVRDWQVLTPATDFPSQDQQPPLKTLILQF; encoded by the coding sequence ATGTCTTCCTTGAATCAGGCGCTGCGCGCCGCCCTCGATAATCGTCAGGATTTGCTGGCCGAGCTGCACGCTCAGGGCACTGACTGCTATCGCCTGTTCCACGGCAGCCAAGAAGGTGCTGGCGGTCTGACCATCGACCGCTACGGCCCGCAACTGTTGGTGCAAAGTTTCCATCAGCGCCTTGAACGCGATGATCTGCTGCAACTGCATGACGCCATCAATCGCCACTTGGGCCTGGAATTACTGCTGGTCTACAACGATCGCTCCCAAGGCAACTCGCGCATCGATCGCGAAGACACGGTGTACAAAGCTGATGAGGCCGCGCTGGCTGACATGGTCGGCCACGAATGGGGCCTTAAATACCGCGTGCGCGGGCGTCATGCCGGACAGGATCCGCTGCTGTTTCTCGACCTGCGCAATGCGCGCGGCTGGGTCAAACAGCACAGCGCCGGTAAAAGCGTACTCAACCTGTTTGCCTACACCTGTGGCGTAGGCTTGAGCGCAGCGGCCGGTGGTGCCAGCGAAGTCTGTAACCTGGATTTTGCCGAAGGCAATCTGGCAGTAGGCCGTGAGAATGGCCTGCTGAACCCTGAGCTGAAGAAAATGAAATTCGTGCAATCGGATTATTTCGCCGCCATCCGCCAATTGGCCGGGCTGCCGATCATTCAGCGTCGCCACAAATTACCCGCTTATCCGCGCCTGGAGCAGCGCGAATATGATCTGGTACTGCTCGACCCGCCTGCCTGGGCCAAGAGTGCTTTCGGCACGGTTGACCTGCTGCGTGACTACCAAAGCCTGCTCAAGCCTGCGGTACTCGCAACAGCAGCGGATGGCGTGCTGATCTGTTGCAACAACCTGGCAAAAGTCAGCATGGACGACTGGCGCGAACAGGTGCTGCGTTGCGCCGAGAAGGCAGGTCGCCCCGTGCGCGACTGGCAAGTGCTGACACCCGCCACGGATTTCCCGTCACAGGATCAACAGCCTCCGTTGAAAACACTGATCTTGCAGTTCTAA
- a CDS encoding oxygenase MpaB family protein, producing the protein MEFIRRPIERQIMSLTGLSLGQLDLENPKGDPGLFGPDSISWRVHGDFTSMLIGGISALMLQALHPQALAGVWDHSNFRQDMLGRLRRTGQFISGTTFGSTADANWLIDKVRTIHLQVIGTGLDGKPYAASDPELLTWVHVAEVSNFLAAHLRYRNPHLCAEDQDRYYDEIALVAERLGATDVPRSRQQIADYLEGIRPRLLCDERSHEVIRLLLNAPAPSLLAKPFGSLMMQAGIDLLPDWASDQLELEQQPLTRKLVHAGVNSTAPILRWAVRNGSVQRARRRMGLDT; encoded by the coding sequence ATGGAATTTATCCGTCGTCCCATCGAACGCCAAATCATGAGCCTGACCGGGCTTTCGCTCGGCCAGCTCGACCTCGAAAACCCCAAAGGCGACCCCGGACTGTTTGGCCCGGACTCTATCAGTTGGCGTGTGCACGGTGACTTCACCAGCATGCTGATTGGCGGCATCAGCGCTTTGATGCTGCAAGCCTTGCACCCGCAGGCCTTGGCCGGGGTGTGGGATCACTCCAATTTCCGCCAGGACATGCTGGGCCGGTTGCGCCGCACCGGACAGTTCATTTCCGGCACTACCTTTGGCTCTACCGCAGACGCCAACTGGCTGATCGACAAAGTCCGCACCATTCACCTGCAAGTCATTGGCACCGGGCTTGATGGCAAACCTTATGCCGCCAGCGACCCCGAGTTGCTGACATGGGTGCATGTGGCAGAAGTCAGCAACTTCCTCGCTGCACATCTTCGCTACCGAAATCCGCACTTGTGCGCAGAAGATCAAGACCGTTACTACGATGAAATTGCCTTGGTCGCTGAACGCTTGGGCGCCACCGATGTGCCGCGCTCACGCCAGCAAATTGCTGATTACCTTGAGGGCATTCGTCCCCGGTTACTGTGCGATGAACGCAGTCACGAGGTCATTCGCCTGTTGCTGAATGCGCCCGCCCCCAGCCTGCTGGCCAAACCCTTTGGGTCACTGATGATGCAAGCCGGGATTGATTTACTGCCGGACTGGGCCAGCGATCAGCTGGAACTTGAGCAACAGCCGCTGACCCGCAAGCTGGTGCATGCAGGGGTAAACAGTACGGCGCCGATCCTGCGCTGGGCCGTGCGCAATGGCTCCGTGCAACGGGCACGGCGGCGGATGGGGCTGGATACCTGA